Part of the Streptomyces sp. WMMC500 genome is shown below.
CCGGCCGCTCGCCGGCGAACGGCGGCTGCGGCGACTCCTCGGTGCTGACGGCGTTCGGCGTCTTCCAGGGCATGCGCGCGGTGGCCGAGCACCTGTGGGGCACGCCGTCGCTGCGCGGGCGGCGGATCGGCGTCGCCGGGGTCGGCAAGGTGGGGCACATCCTCGTGGACCACCTGGCCGCGGAGGGCGCGGAGGTGGTGATCACCGACGTGCGGGCGGCGTCGGTGGCGCGGGTACGGGCCGCGCATCCCGGCGTGACGGTCGTCGCGGACACGGACGCGCTGATCCGCGAGCCGCTGGACGTGTACGCGCCGTGCGCGCTGGGCGGGGCGCTCAGCGACGACACGGTGCCGGTGCTCGCCGCGAAGGCCGTCTGCGGCGCGGCGAACAACCAGCTCGCGCACCCGGGCGTGGAGAAGGACCTGGCCGACCGCGGGATCCTCTACGCCCCCGACTACGTGGTCAACGCGGGCGGGGTCATCCAGGTCGCCGACGAGCTGCACGGCTTCGACATGGACCGGGCGCGGGCGAAGGCCGCGCGGATCTTCGACACGACGGTGGAGATATTCCACCGGGCGGCGTCCGACGGCGTACCGCCGGCGGTGGCGGCGGATCGAATCGCGGAGCAGCGCATGGCGGACGCCGGGCGCCGCGCCTGACCGCCCGGCGCTCCTCGGCCCGCCCCGCGCACGCCGGGGCGGGCGGGGCGATGTGTGCACCTTCACCAAAGCAAAGCAGCGACGTCGCGTAACGCATGTCACCACCGTGCGGCGGGTCGCTCCTCGTCAGACGATAGAATCGGGTCTTGACCAGCGGGGACGCGGGCCTCACCGGGATCGGCGGCGGGGCCTGTGCTGCCAGCGACGTACCGTCAGGGTGCAGAAACAGGTACCGTTGAACCCCGATGGACGGTCCCTCTTCACCGAGGGTCCGCATCCGATCATGAACGCGTATCAGACTCTGGGGCCATCGAGCCCCGTCGTTTGAGGGGGTCGACCCATGGGGCGCGGCCGGGCCAAGGCCAAGCAGACGAAGGTCGCCCGCCAGCTGAAGTACAGCAGCGGTGGGACTGACCTCTCACGCCTTGCCGAAGAGCTGGGCGCATCGACGGCGAAGCCGCCGTCGAACGGACAGCAGCAGCAACAGCACGTCGAGGAAGAGTCGCCCGACGACGACCTGTATTCGCGCTACGCGGAGCTGTACGAGGACGAGGACGACGAAGACGGCGAGGACTCGGCCGGCTCGTCGGAGCAGCGCCGCGGGGCCTGAACCGCAGGCAGCAAATCGGAGCTCGGCTCGGGGACATCCCCGGACGGGCCCTTTTTGCTGCCGAAAACCGGCCGTGACCGGGGGCCTGAGCGGGCCCGGTCCGCCTGCGGCCGGGGGCCTCAGCGGGCATAGTCTCCCGTAAGCTCGACGTCACCCGCCCCCGCCTCCTCCTGCCCGCGCACCTCGCCGGCGACCCAGGCGTCGACCCCGCGGTCCGCGAGCAGCGCCAGCGTGACGTCGACCGACTCCTGCGGCACGACGGCGACCATGCCGACGCCCATGTTCAGCGTCCGCTCCAGCTCGGCCCGCTCGACCCGGCCCACCTCCCCGACCACGTCGAAGACGGCGCCCGGCGCCCACGTCGTCCGGTCGATGACGGCGCACAGCCCGTCCGGCACGACCCGGGCCAGGTTGGCGGCGAGGCCCCCGCCCGTGACGTGCGAGAAGGCGTGCACCTCGGTGGCGCGCAGCAGCGCGAGGCAGTCGAGCGAGTAGATCTTCGTCGGCTCCAGCAGCTCCTCGCCGAGCGTGCGGCCGAACTCCGGCACCGCCCGGTCCAGCGCCCAGCCGGCGCGGTCCAGCAGGACGTGGCGTACCAGCGAATATCCGTTGGAGTGAAGGCCCGAGGAGGCCATCGCGACGACCGCGTCACCCGTACGGATGCGTTCGGCGCCCAGCACCGCGTCCGCCTCGACCACGCCGGTACCGGCGCCGGCCACGTCGTACTCGTCGGGGCCGAGAAGCCCGGGGTGCTCCGCCGTCTCGCCGCCGACCAGCGCGCAGCCGGCCAGCACGCAGCCCTCGGCGATGCCCTTGACGATCGCCGCGACCCGCTCCGGGACCACCTTGCCGACGCAGATGTAGTCGGTCATGAACAGCGGTTCTGCGCCCGTGACGACCAGGTCGTCGACGACCATGGCGACCAGGTCGTGGCCGATCGTGTCGTGCACGTCCATGCCCTGCGCGACCGCGACCTTCGTGCCCACGCCGTCGGTCGCGGAGGCGAGCAGGGGGCGCTCGTAGCGCTTGAGCGCGGAGGCGTCGAAGAGGCCGGCGAAGCCGCCGAGCGCGCCGACCGACTCCGGCCGCCGGGTCTTCTTCACCCACTCCTTCATCAGCTCGACGGCGCGGTCACCGGCCTCGATGTCGACGCCCGCCGCCGCATAGGAGGCGGCGGGGGCCGCGGGGGCGGGGGGCTGGCTGGCACCAGACATGGGCTTGGGGTCCTCCGGGTCGTTCACCTGGGTCGGGTGGGGCCTGGGCGCCGGCGCTACGGGCGGCGCAGCGCGTCGGCGGCGTCGTGCCCGCCGGCGACCTCGGTCTCCAGCAGGTGCTTGCCCAGCAGCTCCGGGTCGGGCAGCTCCATCGGGTACTCGCCGTCGAAGCAGGCGCGGCAGAGGTTGTTCTTGGGGATGCCGGTGGCCTCGATCATCCGGTCGGTCGAGATGTACGCGAGCGAGTCCGCGCCCAGCGACTGGCCGATCTCCTCGACCGACATCCCGTTGGCGATCAGCTCGGCGCGGGTGGCGAAGTCGATGCCGAAGAAGCACGGCCACTTGATCGGCGGCGACGAGATCCGCACGTGCACCTCGGCGGCGCCGGCCTCGCGGAGCATCCGCACCAGCGCGCGCTGCGTGTTGCCGCGGACGATGGAGTCGTCCACGACGACGAGGCGCTTGCCGCCGATGACCTCCTTGAGAGGGTTCAGCTTCAACCGGATGCCGAGCTGCCGGATGGTCTGGGACGGCTGGATGAAGGTCCGGCCCACGTAGCTGTTCTTGACGAGCCCGGCCCCGTACGGAATGCCGCTGGCCTCCGCGTACCCGATGGCGGCGGGGGTGCCGGACTCGGGCGTCGGTATCACCAGGTCGGCATCCGCGGGGGCCTCGGCGGCGAGCTGGCGGCCCATCTCGACGCGGGCGAGGTAGACGTTCCGGCCGGCGATCTCGGTGTCGGGCCGGGCCAGGTACACGTACTCGAAGACACACCCCTTGGGCTTTGCTTCGGCAAAGCGACTGGTGCGCAGCCCGTTCTCGTCGACCGCGATCAGCTCGCCGGGCTCCACCTCACGGATGAAGCTCGCCCCGACGATGTCCAGCCCGGCGCTCTCCGACGCCACCACCCAGCCCCGGTCGAGACGCCCGAGCACGAGCGGCCGGATGCCCTGCGGGTCGCGGGCGGCGTAGAGCGTCTGCTCGTCCATGAAGACGAGGCTGAACGCGCCCTTGGCCCGCCGCAGCACCAGCGGCGCGGCCTCCTCCACGGTCAGCGGCTTGCCGTCGTCGTCGACCTGCCCGGCGAGCAGCGCGGTGATCAGGTCGGTGTCGTTGGTCGCCGCGGCCCGGCCGCCGCGCGATCCGCCGTCCGGGGGCAGCGCGGCGACCAGCCCGGACAGCTCGGCGGTGTTGACGAGGTTGCCGTTGTGACCGAGCGCGAGCGACCCGTGGGGGGTGGCCCGGAAGGTGGGCTGGGCGTTCTCCCAGACGGAGGCGCCGGTCGTCGAGTAGCGGGCGTGACCCACGGCGATGTGGCCCTGGAGGGAGCCGAGGGAGGTCTCGTCGAAGACCTGCGAGACCAGGCCCATGTCCTTGAAGACGAGGATCTGCGAACCGTTGCTCACCGCGATGCCCGCGGACTCCTGTCCCCGGTGCTGCAGCGCGTACAGTCCGAAGTAGGTGAGCTTGGCGACCTCCTCGCCCGGGGCCCAGACGCCGAAGACGCCGCAGGCGTCCTGGGGGCCCTTCTCGCCGGGAAGCAGGTCGTGGCTGAGTCGTCCGTCACCACGTGGCACGTATTCGAGTCTAAGGCAGGTTGGCCCGGCACCCGCACGGCCGGAACGTGGCCCGGATCACGTCCCGGCCCCCCGCCGGGAGGGTGGGGCGGGCCGCGCGGGGGCGGCGGCCACCGGGGGGCTGGACCCCGTACGTGGTCCCGGGGTGGTCTCCCATCAGGCGAGCTCAGCCCAGGTCGAGCACCATGGCGTCGTACACGGGCGAGTCGTCACCCGGCTGCGACCTGCCCACGCGCCGGTACCCCCAGCGCGTATACGCGGCCCGTGCGGGCGCGGCCTCGGGCTCCGGCCGCACCGTCAGCGTCACCCGCTCCACCGGCAGGCCCGCGAGCAACGCCGCGTGCAGCCGGCGGGCGACACCACCGCGGCGCCATGGCCTGCGCACCGCCAGCTCGATGACGGCGAAGGTGCGCCATCCGCTCTCCGCGGTGAACTCCGCCGGGGCCGGCGCGAGGAGGTTGTGCCACCAGCCGGTGTCCTCGGGCAGGCAGAAGCCGTAGGTGAAGCCGACGAGCTCGGCCCCGTCCCGGGCGAGCGCCACCCGGAAGCCCGGGCGGGTGGCCTGGCGGGCGAACATCTCCACGAACTCGGCGACGTCGTCCGGGCCCTCGCGGTACGGCGGCTCTGCGTAGACCTCGCGGTAGGCGGGCAGGAAGGCCTCGCACATCCCGGCTGCGTCGGGTCCGTCGTAGCGCTGCACCGTCACCTCGGCCATGTGGACACCCCTTCACCGGACGTGCGGGTGATGCTGCGGCCGCCTCTCGCGCCGGCCCGGTGTCGACTGGCGGAGTTGCGCGAACGGCCAGGTGGCCGTTGCTTTCCTTGTACGTGCCCGGCCGGGGCATCCCGGCAGACTCAGCCGAGCCACGCGGTTGAGCTGATTGGTTACCCGCCGGCAGTCGCGCACGAGTTTTGTGTGCTTACCCCTGCGGGTTCGGCAACGCCTTCATCCCCTCGTACGCCTCACGCAGCTCCGCCGCTTCCGGCATCGTCCGCGACTCCGCGGCCTTCACGACCTCCAGGGCACGCCAGTGGTTCGACGGCACCACCCGTCCGCTGAGTATCGCCAGCCGGGCCGCGTCGCACGCCTCGTCGAGCCGGCCGTCGGCGAGCAGCACCAAAGCGAGATCGATGTTGGCGGAGGCCACCCGACGCGGCCACTTCAGCACGTCGTCCGACGGGCTCAGCCGGGCGATCACCTCGCGCGCGTACGGCTCCGCGGCGCGGTCCCCCAGCCACGCGAGCGTCGTCGCCGTGTAGGCGAGCGCCTTTGCCGGGTCGTACTGGTAGTGGTGTTCCCTCGGGCGGTCCGACAAGCCCATGGCGGCAGACATCCACTGGACGCGCTCGACAGCCGCGTAGGTCTCCCGCGCCTCGCCCAGCCGCGCCAGCGCGCGCCCCTCCTGCGCCGTCGCCTGGACCTGCGCCGAGCTGCCGGCCGGGGCGATGGACTGTGCCGCGCGGGACAGTTCGAGGGCGCCTGCGTAGTCCCCCGCGGTCAGTACGCGCCAGGCGTCCGTCTCGTAGCACCACGCCTCTATCTCGCGGTGCTCGGCTTCGCGCGCCAAGGTCCCGGCGGTCCGCATGTGCGCCGTCGCCGCGTCCCCCTGGTCGAGGTCGACGTGCGCCGTCGCGCCCAGGAGCGACAGCCAGCCACCCACGGTGAGGAGGCGGCGGCGCTCGGCAAGGGTCGCGCGTTTGTCGAGGAGTTGCGCGACGTACGCCGTGTGCTTGCGAACTCGCCGTAGGAGGACCTGCGGGGGCGTGACGGGATAAGCCGTGGCGAGATCATCGAAGGCCCGCTCAAGGCGCGTCAGCGTCTCGCCGCCCACGTCGCTGGCGTTCACCCGCCGCGCCAGTTCCCACGCCGCGGCCTCGTCGTCCACCTGTTCACTGTCGGGTGTGGCCCAGTGCGCCGGGTGCGGGGCCAGGAACGCGGAGAGCTGAGCGGCGGTCACGTCCAGAGCACGGGCCAGTTTCGGGCGTTGCCAGGGCTGCGGGTTGCTTTCGCCGCTCTCCCAGCGCTGCACCGTCGATAACGCGACGCCGACGCGTTCGGCCAGGTCTTCCTGCGAATATCCCAAGGATCGTCGACGCTCGGACATACGTACTCGTCTGGCAGCCATCGCCTCACCGCTTCGAATCGTATATCTCCCCTGGTCAGCCTACCCGTTGGGGTATCGGTGGGGCCGAGATGCGGTGTTCTTGCTCTGGTCTCGCCGTGCGCCGATCGGTTGCCTGGTTACCGGCAGTTGCATACCCGTACTGCCGCTGCGGCGATCCCATCTGCGCATTCCCACGGAGACGAACATGGAGAACGATTCGAGGCAGACCGGCACCGGTACGCCTTTACCGCGAAGAACCCGCGGCGCAAGCCTCGACCACCGGGGCCGTATCGTCCGTCCGGGCCGGATCCCGGATCCACCCGCGGAAACCCCTCCGGCCAAACGGCAGTTCGCGCGGAGGGCGCGGGACGTGGCGCGGGCACGGGAGTTCGTCGTGGGGCTGCTCGCTCCCGGGGTCGAGGCCGGGGTCGCCGACGACATCCGCGTGTGCGTCTCCGAACTCGCCACCAACGCCCTGCGGCACACACCCCCCGGCCGCGAGTTCCTCGTACGCGTCCTGCCCCGCGACGACGTCCTCCGCATCGAGGTCCACGACGCCGGCACCGGCACCCCGCACCTGTGCGCGCCCTCCGGGTCCGGCGACCGCGGGCGGGGCCTGCGTCTGGTCGACGCCCTCGCCGACGACTGGGGTGTCAGCGCGCGGTCCGGGCCCGGGAAAGCCGTCTGGGCCGAGTTCAAGGTCGCCGGACGTGCGGCCTCTACGGCCCGGGAGTAGCCGGGCGCCGGGCGCGGGCCCGGACCCCGGCGCGCAGGCCGTCACGAACCGGCGGCGTGCTCCCCAGCCTCCTGGGACAGGCTGAACTCCACGCCCTGGTCATCGGTGCAGTGGGCGTACGCGCCGGACGGGATGGTGACCGGGTCCTCCGCCGTGCCGCCGAGTTCGCGCACCCGGGCGACGGCGGCCTCGATGTCGTCGACGGCGAAGTAGATCCGCGGGTGCCGTGACTCGTCGCCGTGCGGCGCCCCGCCCATCGGCTCGGGCCCCTTGATCATCGAGTAGCCCGGGAAGTTGCCCTCGTAGAACGTCCAGCCGAACAGCGAGCCCCAGAACTGCTGGGTGGTGGCGATGTCGCCGCTCGGCAGCTCGAAGTACGTGACCTGTCCACTCATGACCGCGCTCCCTTATGTCAGCTTCCTGACATCCACCGTATGTCAGACTGCTGACATGGAGCAAGCGGAGACGGTCGGCGACCTCGAACTGTCGGTGGGCTACGTCCTCAAACAGGTGCACGCCGCACTGCGCACCGCCATGGACGAGGTGCTGCGGCCGATGGACCTGACCGTCCCCCAGTACGCCTGCCTGGAACTCCTCGGCCGGCACCCCGGGCTGTCCAACTCCGAACTCGCCCGCCGTGCCTTCGTCACCCGCCAGTCGATGAACCTCGTTCTGCGCCGCCTCCAGGAGCGAGGGCTGCTCACCCGGCCCGAGCACGCACCCCACGGCCGGGCGCTGCTGGCCGAACTCACGGAGGACGGCCGGACGACGCTGCGCAGGGCCAGCGTCGCGGTCCGCGCCGCCGAGAAGCAGCTCTTCTCGCCCCTCTCCCGCGAGCAGCAGCGCCGGCTCCGGGAGGAACTCGCCTCCTGCGTGGCCGCGTCGTCCGTCGCCGACCCGCCCGAGCTGCCCTGACCGCGTCGGGAGCCCCAGGGCTGCCGCTCAGGACGGCCGGCCGCCGAAATGCCAGTCGTGCACCTCGACCGCCGCGTACGCGTCCGCCGTGAGGACCGCCCCCGCCGCGGCCGCGTCCGGGGCCCGTAGCAGCGCCGCCGTGCCCAGCCAGAGCGCTCCGTCGTCCGACAGCAGCGGGCCGTACGCGATCAGCTCGTCCCGGTCCTGCGGCGGGGCCAGGTCCGCGGGGCTGCCCGTGCCGAGGCCCAGGACCAGGTAGCGGTTGCCGTCCGTGGCGCCGCCGGGGAAGTCCCACATCGTGCGGCCCAGCGTGTTGCGCCAGCGGCGCAGCATCACGTCGCGGTACGCGCCCGCCTGGTAGCCGGGCTCGGCGAAGGCGAACGCGCGGGCGGCGGCCGCGTCCGGGAGGTCGAGGATGTGCACGCTGCCGGTCGGTACCTCGCCGTCGTCGGTCAGGGTCGGACCGCGGGCGATCATTTCCGCCGCGTACCCGTCCATGTAGGACCAGTGGTCCTCCAGCAGCTCCATGCGCAGTTCCAGAGAGCCGGGCCGGTCACGGTGGTAACAGAAGAACTCCATTCCCTCAGTGTGGCCTCCGGGCCGCGGAGTACAGTCGGGCACCGGACCGGTGGGGAGGGGGTGCGGGTGTGCGTGGCCGGGGGGTCGGGTTCGCCGGGGTCGTGGCCGGGCTGTTGCTGGGGCTGTTGCCGGGGCTGGGGCTCGGTGCCGTGCCGGCCGCCGCCCAGGACGGGGAGACGCAGGCCGACTACCTCGCCCAGCGGCTGCGCGAGGACCCCGTCTACGTCTCCGATCAGGTGCCTCTCGCCGTCCCGCGCTCGGCGGCCGGGGAGTTCGCCAAAGTGGCCGAGCGGACCGGCGTGCCGACGTACGTGCTCGTGCTGCCGAACGAGCCCCTGTTCGTGGACCAGTTGCTCGCCGCCGTGCGCGACCGCCTGGGCGAGGACGGGCTGTACGTCGTCATCGACGCGGGCATGTCCTGGATCGACGCCGCGGCGTACGGGGTGGACGTTCCCGTACGGGACGCCAGGTCGGTGACCACGTACGAACTGCCCCACGACGCCTGGCCGATCGAGTCGTTCCGGCTCTTCGTCGAGGCGCTGACCGATGACGACGTCGCCGCGCGGGCGCAGGCCGCGCGGGAGAAGTACGGCAGCGGGCCCGACGGGCAGTCGCCGACGGCCACGCCCCCGCCGCTCCACGGCGCCCGGGAGGAGCCGCAGACCGACGACACGGACGAGGTGTCGGTCACCGATCGGAAGAACCAGAGCTTCCTCACCGGGATCTCGCTGGCCGGGCTGCCGTTGCTCATCCTCCTCCTCACCGCCTACGCCCGGCGGCTGCGGCGCCTCCCGTACGCCGCCGGACGGGGGCGGCACTGATGTGGAGGTGGCTGCGCAGGCGGCCGGAGATCGCCGTCGCCGTCCTGGTCGCGGTGCTGATCGCCGTGGTCGCACAGCAGCGGTTCGGGGACCGCTCCGCGACCTCCGCCGACAGCCGGCCCGCCCCCGGGCCCTCCGCGGCGCACGTGCCGGGCGCGGCCGATCTGCGGCTGCGGGTGGAGCGAGTCGGGGCGGCGCTCGCCGAGGAGCCGCTCTACGAGGATCCGGAGAGCGAGCGGGCCCTGGACGCCGCGGAGCGCGGCGAGTTGCTCGACCGGATCCGTGCCTTCGACCACGGGGTCTACGTCGCGATCGTGCCGATGCAGCGGGAGGACGAGTCCGGCGGCGACTCCCTGGAGCTGATGCGGCGGCTGCACGAGCGGGTCGGACGCGACGGCGTCTACGTCGTCGCCGACCCGTACGTCGGCGACATCGACGTCGCCAACTACGGGACGCTGCTGGACAGCGACTACCTCGCGTACGAGCTGCCCGAGCGTCTGCCGCGCGCCGACGCGAACGCCGACGTCGACGACGTGCTGCTCCCCGAGCGGCTCGGCGCGCTGCTGACCCTCCTGGGGGAGGCGCCGCGGAACAGTACGCCCGGCGAACCGCCCTATCAGCCGCTGCCGGAGGACGACGAGGAGTACGAGCCGGAGCCGCTGCCGTCGGTGTTCGGCGCGGACTTCGGGCCCGGCCTGGCCATCGGCGCCGTGCTGGCCGCGGCGCTGTTCGGCCTGGTGGTCGCGGCGTTCACCCCGCTGCGGGTGCGGCGGCGGCGCCGGGCCGCGATGTGGGTGCCGCTGCCCGCCCAGCTCCCTGCCAAGCCGCTGGGAGCGAGGGCGGCGGGCGCGGTGCCGGCGGTCGCGCCGCGCGCGGACGACTTCCGCGCGCCCGGGCGGGCGGAGCTGCACCGGGCCGCGCAGGACGCCCTGCGGTCGCTCGCCCAGCGGTACGCGGCCGTGGCCGACGGCCCCGGCGGGCCCGGCGGAGCCGGCGTCGTCCGGGCCGCGGACTGTCTCGACGCCGCGCTGCTCGCGGTGGACGGGCGGCAGGACGGGCGCGTCGACCGCGACGCCGACGCCGCGGCCCTGGTCTGCGCCCTCGTGCTCGCCCGCGCCGGCCACGCGGCGCTCAGCGGTGCCCCCCACCACCCCGTGGACTACCGCTGCTGCGCGACCAACCCGCTGCACGGGCCCGAGCTCCCCAGACCGGACCCCGTACCGCTCTGCGCCGCCTGCCGGCACTCCGCCGTCCCGACGCAGGAGTTGCGGCTGCTGCTGCCCACCGCCCAGGGGCCCCTTCCGTACGACGAAGTTCCCGGACCGCCGGCCGCCGCCGCGACCGGGATCACCGCACTCATCCGCCAGGTCCGGGAGTACGCCGGTGTGCCGCACTGATACCGCTCGACGCCTGCTCGTCGCCCTGCTCGCCGGGGCCGTCGCCGTGCTGCTCGGCGCCGGGCCCGCCGGAGCGCAGCCCAGCGCCGCCGAGGAGATCGCCGACGCGCTGCGGCGGTCGCCGGTGTACGTGGACGACGGGTACGAGACCGCGCTGCCGCCCGCCCGGCAGCGGGAGCTGGCCGCGCAGGTCGAGGAGACCGGGCTGCCGCTGTACGTCGTGGTGGTGCCGCTCACGGCGGGCGACGCGTTCGGCGGAGACGCCGGTCAGCTCGCCGGCGCGGTGCACGACCGGCTGGGTCACGATGCCGTCATCCTCACCAACAGCGCCTCCGCGGACTCCCTGGAAGGCTGGGAGTGGCCGCACGGCAAGCACCAGGCCGGGCCGGCGGCTTCCGCCGTCTTCCACCTCGACGAGACGCGGGACGCCGGCCTCGGCACCCAGTTGGCCAGGGCGGTCGAGATCGTCGCCGCGGGCAACGGGGACGAGGTCTACGAACGGGCCACCGCCGACCTCCGCACCCCGACGCCGACCCGCACCACCGATCCGGCCCCGACCGACCCGGCGTCGGCCGGCAGCGACGCCGCGGAGCCCGGCGGCGGCGTGGGCACCGGTACCGCCGTCCTGATCGCCGCCGCCGCGGTCGCGCTGACCGCCCTCGCCGGGCTGCTGCTGGCGCGCCGCCGCCGGCGTTCCGGAAGTCCGGCTCCGTTCACCTTCCCCCGGGCGGTGTTCGCCGCCGCCGCGGCCGCCGACGAGGCGGATCTGCGCCGCCGGGCGGAGGCCGAGGTCATCGCCCTCGGCGAAGCGGCGCGGGCCCATCCGGACGACGCCGACCCGGCCGGCCTCCAGAGCGCGCTGGACGCGTACGCCGCCGCGGGCACCGTGCTCGACGGCGCCCGTGGCCGCGCCGACCTGGCGGGCGTGCTGGCGCTGGTCCTCGAAGGCCGCGACGCGCTGCAGGGCGCGCGGACCGCCCGGCCGCTGTGCTTCTTCAACCCCCTGCACGGCCGCGGCGCCCGCCGCCTCAAGTGGCGGCCCCTCGGCCGCCGCGACCACCTGCGCGTCTGGGCCTGCGCCGCGTGCGCCACCGCGGTCCAGGCCCGCCGCGCCCCGGAGGTGCTGACCGAGCGGGTGGACGACCGCGACGTGCCGTACTTCGAGGTCCCGGCGGAGCGCAGCCTGTGGGCCGCGACCGGCTACGGTTCGCTGGCCGGCGACCCGCTGGCGGCACGGGTGGCCCGCGGCGACTTCACCCGCGCCCTGGAGCACTGACCCCCGCCACCACCTCCGGAACGCTCCGGCACCCGGCGTGGCCCGGCACCCCCGCGCCGCCCAGACCGGCGCACCGCGTCACGCCAGCACCGGGAGCACCCCGCTCAGATCCGCCCGCTCCCCGCTCGCCGCCACGGCCCCCTCCGCCAGCGCCGTCGACCACTCCGTACGCCCCGTCGCCAGCCGGACCCACGTCAGCGGGTCCGTCTCCACCACGTTCGGCGGCGTGCCCCGGGTGTGGCGCGGGCCCTCGATGCACTGGACCGCCGCGTACGGCGGAACGCGCACCTCCACCGCCGCGCCCGGGGCCTTCGCCGCCAGGGCGTCCGCCAGGACGCGGACGGCGGCGGCCAGCGCGCCCCGGTCCAGCGGGACGTCGACCCCGACGGCCCTGGCCAGGTCGTCGCTGTGCACGACGAGTTCGACGAGGCGGGTGACGGTCATGTCGAGTGCGGTCATCGGGCCGAAGCGGTGCGGCACCAGGCGGTCGGTCCGTACGGCCTCGGGCCCGGCCGCGGCCAGCCGCTCCGCCGCCGCGTCGAGCGCCGCGGCCGGCGCCGAGGGCCCGTCCCCGTACTCCGCGGCGATGCGGGCGGCCTCGCGGCGGGTGTGATCGTCCAGCCGGTCGGCGATGCCCGCCGTCGACACGGCCCACCGGTCCAGGGCGACCACGTCCTGGCCGGCGCCGCCCGGTCCCGCGCCCCTCCGCGCCGCCGGCGGGGCCTCGGCGAGCAGCCGCGGCGTCGTCTCGATCTCGTCGACGACGTGCGCCAGCAGCAGCCGCACGTCCCAGCCCGGCAGGCCCGACGGCAGCGCGAGCAGGCGCTCGTCCAGCGCGTGCGCCGCGGCGCTGAGCGCGCGCACCTGCGCCGTGAGCGCCGTCCACGTCTTCTGCGGGTCGTACGTACGCGCCCTGCGGGCGCCGCTGCGTCTGGCGGTCGGCATGACAGGAGCGTACGACCGATGTGTGACAACGCGGTCCTGTGCCACCATGCGCGCATGCCTATCGCCGACCGCTACCTCGCAGAA
Proteins encoded:
- a CDS encoding sterol carrier family protein; protein product: MPTARRSGARRARTYDPQKTWTALTAQVRALSAAAHALDERLLALPSGLPGWDVRLLLAHVVDEIETTPRLLAEAPPAARRGAGPGGAGQDVVALDRWAVSTAGIADRLDDHTRREAARIAAEYGDGPSAPAAALDAAAERLAAAGPEAVRTDRLVPHRFGPMTALDMTVTRLVELVVHSDDLARAVGVDVPLDRGALAAAVRVLADALAAKAPGAAVEVRVPPYAAVQCIEGPRHTRGTPPNVVETDPLTWVRLATGRTEWSTALAEGAVAASGERADLSGVLPVLA